The Halorientalis sp. IM1011 genome window below encodes:
- a CDS encoding DUF123 domain-containing protein, whose protein sequence is MVGGTYTIVVNLPEPETLTVGSLGRHELPAGSYAYTGSAFGPGGFGRVDRHHEMAAGERETRHWHVDYLLGDTAARIETVARSPEAEIECAVAEAIAETGEVAVDGFGASDCDCPAHLHFSEDRDELVAAVRAAHDGE, encoded by the coding sequence GTGGTCGGAGGAACGTACACTATAGTGGTCAACCTTCCGGAACCGGAGACGCTTACGGTCGGCTCGCTCGGACGACACGAACTGCCCGCCGGCTCCTACGCCTACACCGGCAGCGCGTTCGGGCCCGGCGGGTTCGGTCGCGTCGACCGCCACCACGAAATGGCCGCCGGCGAGCGCGAGACGCGTCACTGGCACGTCGATTACCTGCTGGGCGACACCGCCGCTCGAATCGAAACGGTGGCCCGGTCGCCCGAGGCCGAGATCGAGTGTGCCGTCGCCGAGGCGATCGCCGAGACCGGCGAGGTGGCCGTCGACGGCTTCGGCGCATCGGACTGTGACTGTCCAGCGCACCTGCACTTCAGCGAAGATCGGGACGAACTCGTCGCGGCCGTCCGAGCCGCTCACGATGGGGAGTAG
- a CDS encoding enoyl-CoA hydratase/isomerase family protein, whose protein sequence is MTDIEVTREDDYATVTISNPDRKNAISAEASGEMADELRALEHDAGIRAVVVQGDGDAFCSGIDLSGGMDGKGVIEELETGLNAIAVALLRMEKPTIAVVRGVAVGAGASLATACDFVYARDDAVFGWGFTDIGLAPDTGATYVLPRLVGVRRALDLLITARRVDAEEAVDMGIATETFSEDEFEDTVAERIATLASRPTLAVGETKRLVQRNTHRSMEEALRAEARAQDRIFETEDFAEGVGAFFEGREPEFQGR, encoded by the coding sequence ATGACCGATATCGAGGTCACGCGCGAAGACGACTACGCGACGGTGACGATCAGCAACCCCGACCGGAAAAACGCCATCAGCGCCGAGGCGTCCGGGGAGATGGCCGACGAACTCCGTGCGCTGGAACACGACGCCGGGATTCGGGCGGTCGTCGTCCAGGGCGACGGCGACGCCTTCTGTTCCGGGATCGACCTCTCGGGCGGGATGGACGGCAAGGGCGTGATCGAGGAACTCGAGACCGGGCTCAACGCCATCGCGGTCGCGCTCCTGCGGATGGAAAAGCCCACCATCGCCGTCGTCCGCGGCGTCGCCGTGGGCGCGGGGGCGTCGCTGGCGACGGCCTGTGACTTCGTCTACGCCCGCGACGACGCCGTCTTCGGCTGGGGCTTTACCGACATCGGCCTCGCGCCCGACACCGGCGCGACCTACGTCCTGCCGCGACTCGTGGGCGTTCGCCGGGCGCTCGATCTCTTGATCACCGCGCGCCGCGTCGACGCCGAGGAGGCGGTCGACATGGGCATCGCCACGGAGACCTTCAGCGAGGACGAGTTCGAGGACACGGTGGCCGAGCGGATCGCCACCCTCGCATCGCGGCCGACCCTGGCGGTCGGCGAGACCAAGCGCCTGGTCCAGCGCAACACCCATCGCTCGATGGAGGAGGCGCTCCGCGCGGAGGCCCGCGCACAGGATCGGATCTTCGAGACCGAGGACTTCGCCGAGGGCGTCGGCGCGTTCTTCGAGGGCCGCGAACCCGAATTTCAGGGGCGCTGA
- a CDS encoding RNA-guided endonuclease TnpB family protein encodes MSSDEYLRRTAITRLSVTAEDERLLRDTVDAWRRGCQIGVEKAWNRCHDKSDVQSLAYDEIRDRTTLGSQHTILATHQAAENIRSCRSRRENGRKASKPIYTSPTVRYDSRTMTVFEEDEQVSLTVAGKHSRVRCDLVLPEDEDGYQRQYLDGQWEPTESTLHYRDGDWFLHLGFRKLRPDTEQTTTENGTVLGVDLGVEQIAVTSTARFFSAGELNHRRREFERVRGGLQKCGSRSAHRTLETVSGREDEFVKHVLHSVANGIVAEARRFECDGIVFEELSGIRTRLPNVAWHAEWAFERLYAYVEYKAEAAGLFVDTVDPRNTSRRCAECGHVDEANRPSRETFECEVCGNRNHADYNAAKNVAAAYLRREQQSSRRRGVSRYALKSGTVSERNGFAPYESTDKSPNPEATSSG; translated from the coding sequence ACTCTCGGTGACCGCCGAGGACGAGCGCTTGCTCCGCGATACTGTGGACGCGTGGCGGCGTGGCTGCCAGATCGGGGTCGAAAAGGCCTGGAATCGGTGCCACGACAAATCCGACGTCCAATCGCTGGCCTACGACGAGATTCGCGACCGGACCACCCTCGGAAGTCAGCACACGATTCTCGCCACGCATCAGGCTGCGGAAAACATCCGATCCTGTCGGTCACGTCGCGAGAACGGTCGGAAGGCGTCCAAACCCATCTACACGAGTCCGACGGTCAGGTACGACTCGCGGACGATGACAGTCTTCGAGGAAGACGAGCAAGTGTCGCTCACGGTGGCCGGCAAACACTCCCGCGTACGCTGTGACCTCGTGCTGCCCGAAGACGAGGACGGCTACCAGCGACAGTATCTCGACGGCCAGTGGGAGCCGACCGAGAGTACACTCCACTACCGGGACGGTGACTGGTTCCTCCACCTTGGATTTCGGAAACTCAGGCCCGACACCGAGCAGACGACGACCGAGAACGGAACGGTTCTCGGCGTCGACCTCGGTGTCGAACAGATCGCCGTCACCAGTACCGCCCGGTTCTTTTCGGCCGGTGAATTGAACCACCGACGCCGCGAGTTCGAGCGCGTCCGCGGTGGTCTCCAGAAGTGTGGCTCCCGGAGCGCGCACCGTACCCTGGAAACCGTCAGTGGCCGTGAGGACGAGTTCGTGAAACACGTCCTCCACAGCGTGGCGAACGGAATCGTCGCCGAAGCCCGTCGTTTCGAATGCGATGGAATCGTTTTCGAGGAGTTATCCGGTATTCGAACTCGACTCCCGAACGTAGCCTGGCACGCCGAGTGGGCCTTCGAACGGCTCTACGCGTACGTCGAGTACAAGGCAGAAGCGGCAGGGCTGTTCGTCGATACTGTCGATCCCAGGAATACTTCGCGGCGGTGTGCCGAGTGTGGCCACGTCGACGAGGCGAACCGTCCCAGCAGAGAGACCTTCGAGTGCGAGGTCTGTGGGAACCGGAATCACGCCGACTACAATGCGGCCAAGAACGTGGCTGCGGCGTATCTCCGTCGGGAGCAACAGTCCTCCCGGCGGAGGGGTGTCAGTCGATACGCCCTGAAGTCCGGGACTGTCAGCGAACGCAACGGGTTCGCTCCATACGAGTCCACGGACAAGTCGCCCAATCCTGAAGCTACCTCGTCAGGGTGA
- a CDS encoding neutral/alkaline non-lysosomal ceramidase N-terminal domain-containing protein yields MQAAAISGLTAGLASGTATGKSGADAGGPLTAGVAKRDITPDNGGSFFGYVRPDIRAEGVAIRLFAHALVLSDGERKVALVSADLGKPAVRDAVIEHVRPLGFDRDSVLFAATHTHAGPNSPGDWIAGQIGDAIAAADANRRPARAGWATGTVEAGNWNRSIEAHLANFGLDIPIGEGSPEDHPIDPDRARDTTVRMLRVEGTDGTPICAWTLFGNHPTAFTPSNTTFSADFPGVARQWFADRFDGDAPTTVYTTGRVGDQIPRYDDYGQYAVAERTAIRTERAMWDAWQSAGGDLSRNLSVGGRATHDEYRGQEVEPGKPVDDDAVVGVPTLDGGENGPTPFSGLELEGKRRPEWLADDVHGRKLPLAPAPYSTDVEVQAMRVGDQLLVTVPGEPTVEMGRRMRGAAAEVAPDAVDDVAVVGIANGYNGYFTTPEEYNKQDYEGGNTAFGQYTSLLIRNRQRDLAADIAAGLGDPAEPSGSRPSIPNAPVGGGDADGEITDQPARTVERMDVVTLDWAGGWSGKDRPVGQPFVLLERESGSGWETVTSDLGLGFVWTEWFGDYTVRYDVPPDLPTGTYRLRVNAEKYELTNRRFDIAPSTGLRVRGVRAENAGPGAEPTRLTVVAQNPPPDPEENLRVRPVQPTGGTVTIEVGGEAHEAQWDGDAEGWVATVEGVGAGDTVTVPENGLVDGLGNRSGAAVDLTVGSVATLDWPETMGTGGGDPPGLFGIGTFPT; encoded by the coding sequence GTGCAGGCGGCGGCCATCTCGGGGCTCACGGCGGGCCTTGCCAGCGGCACGGCGACCGGAAAGTCCGGAGCGGACGCGGGCGGACCGCTGACCGCGGGGGTCGCAAAACGCGACATCACACCGGACAACGGTGGCTCCTTCTTCGGATACGTCCGTCCGGATATCCGCGCGGAGGGCGTGGCGATCCGGCTGTTCGCGCACGCCTTGGTGCTCTCCGACGGCGAGCGGAAGGTCGCGCTCGTCTCGGCGGATCTGGGGAAGCCGGCGGTCCGGGACGCGGTGATCGAGCACGTCCGGCCGCTGGGATTCGACCGCGACTCGGTCCTCTTCGCGGCGACCCACACCCACGCTGGCCCGAACTCGCCGGGCGACTGGATCGCCGGGCAGATCGGCGACGCCATCGCAGCGGCCGACGCGAACCGCCGGCCTGCACGGGCGGGCTGGGCCACCGGGACGGTCGAGGCGGGCAACTGGAACCGCTCCATCGAGGCTCACCTCGCGAACTTCGGCCTCGATATTCCGATCGGGGAGGGATCGCCCGAGGATCACCCGATCGACCCGGATCGGGCGCGAGATACCACGGTCAGGATGCTCCGCGTCGAGGGGACAGACGGCACGCCGATCTGCGCGTGGACGCTGTTCGGGAACCACCCGACCGCGTTCACGCCGTCGAACACGACCTTCTCGGCGGACTTCCCGGGCGTCGCGCGCCAGTGGTTCGCGGATCGGTTCGACGGCGACGCGCCGACGACCGTCTACACGACCGGGCGCGTCGGCGACCAAATTCCCCGCTACGACGACTACGGCCAGTACGCGGTCGCCGAGCGGACAGCCATCCGCACCGAGCGGGCGATGTGGGACGCCTGGCAGTCGGCCGGGGGTGACCTCTCACGAAATCTGTCAGTCGGTGGTCGCGCGACGCACGACGAGTACCGTGGGCAGGAGGTCGAACCCGGCAAGCCGGTTGACGACGACGCCGTCGTCGGGGTGCCGACACTGGACGGCGGGGAGAACGGGCCGACGCCGTTCTCGGGGCTGGAACTGGAGGGGAAACGCCGCCCGGAGTGGCTGGCCGACGACGTGCATGGGCGAAAGCTCCCGCTCGCGCCCGCGCCGTACTCGACGGACGTGGAGGTGCAGGCGATGCGCGTCGGTGACCAGTTGCTCGTGACGGTGCCCGGCGAGCCGACCGTCGAGATGGGCCGGCGGATGCGGGGAGCGGCAGCCGAGGTCGCACCCGACGCCGTCGACGACGTTGCGGTGGTCGGCATCGCCAACGGGTACAACGGCTACTTCACGACGCCCGAGGAGTACAACAAACAGGACTACGAGGGTGGCAACACCGCCTTCGGCCAGTACACCTCCCTGTTGATCCGCAACCGCCAGCGCGACCTCGCCGCCGACATCGCGGCGGGGCTGGGCGACCCGGCCGAACCCAGCGGATCGCGACCCTCGATCCCCAACGCCCCCGTCGGGGGCGGTGACGCCGACGGCGAGATTACCGACCAGCCGGCCCGAACCGTCGAGCGGATGGACGTGGTCACGCTGGACTGGGCGGGCGGCTGGTCCGGGAAGGACCGCCCGGTCGGCCAGCCGTTCGTCCTGCTGGAACGGGAGTCTGGGAGCGGGTGGGAGACGGTCACCTCGGATCTGGGCCTCGGCTTCGTCTGGACGGAGTGGTTCGGCGACTACACCGTCCGCTACGACGTGCCGCCCGATCTCCCCACCGGAACCTACCGGCTCCGGGTGAACGCCGAGAAGTACGAACTGACCAACCGAAGGTTCGATATCGCACCCTCGACCGGCCTTCGAGTCCGGGGCGTCCGCGCCGAGAACGCCGGCCCCGGCGCCGAGCCGACGCGGTTGACCGTCGTCGCGCAGAACCCGCCGCCGGACCCCGAGGAGAACCTGCGCGTGCGTCCGGTCCAGCCCACGGGTGGGACGGTGACGATCGAGGTCGGCGGCGAGGCCCACGAAGCTCAGTGGGACGGCGACGCCGAGGGCTGGGTCGCCACGGTCGAGGGAGTCGGCGCGGGCGACACCGTGACCGTCCCGGAGAACGGGCTTGTCGACGGCCTCGGCAACCGGAGCGGTGCGGCGGTGGACCTGACGGTGGGGTCGGTCGCGACGCTGGACTGGCCCGAGACGATGGGTACCGGTGGGGGCGACCCGCCCGGACTGTTCGGGATCGGGACGTTCCCGACCTGA
- the gdhB gene encoding glutamate dehydrogenase GdhB, with product MSSDPPAETDDYDAAAAAEPQSESALTTARRQLEHAATHLDVDPNFIERLKHPTAVHEVTVPIERDDGSLGVFTGYRAHHDSVRGPYKGGLRYHPGVTREECIGLSMWMTWKCAVMNLPFGGAKGGVVVDPKELSDAENEQLTRRFTQEIRDFIGPKRDIPAPDMGTSAQTMSWIMDAYSMQQGEVIPGVVTGKPPVIGGSYGREAAPGRSVAIIAREACKYYDYPLSETTVAVQGFGSVGANAARLLDDWGATVVAVSDVNGAAYDPDGIDPHAIPEHDEEPEAVTEYASDPISNEDLLTLDVDVLIPAAIGDVITEANADEIRADLVVEGANGPTTFAADAILAERDIPVVPDILANAGGVTVSYFEWLQDINRRAWSLEEVQRELETEMLSAWDDVRAEVESRDVTWRDAAYIVALTRLTEAHGYRGLWP from the coding sequence ATGTCATCAGATCCCCCAGCCGAGACCGACGACTACGACGCGGCGGCCGCCGCTGAGCCCCAGTCGGAATCGGCACTGACGACTGCACGGCGACAGCTCGAACACGCCGCGACCCACCTCGATGTCGATCCGAACTTCATCGAGCGACTCAAACACCCCACCGCGGTCCACGAGGTCACGGTCCCGATAGAGCGGGACGACGGCTCGCTGGGCGTGTTCACCGGCTATCGCGCCCACCACGACAGCGTACGCGGCCCCTACAAGGGCGGGCTCCGCTACCATCCGGGGGTCACACGGGAGGAGTGTATCGGCCTGTCGATGTGGATGACATGGAAGTGTGCGGTGATGAACCTCCCCTTCGGCGGGGCGAAGGGCGGCGTCGTCGTCGACCCCAAGGAGCTGAGCGATGCGGAGAACGAGCAGCTCACGAGACGGTTTACCCAGGAGATCCGCGACTTCATCGGCCCTAAACGGGACATCCCCGCGCCGGATATGGGGACCAGCGCCCAGACGATGTCCTGGATCATGGACGCCTACAGCATGCAGCAGGGCGAGGTGATCCCCGGCGTCGTGACCGGCAAACCCCCGGTGATCGGCGGCAGTTACGGCCGCGAGGCAGCGCCGGGGCGCAGCGTCGCCATCATCGCCCGTGAGGCGTGTAAGTACTACGACTATCCGCTCTCGGAGACCACCGTCGCCGTGCAGGGGTTCGGGAGCGTCGGGGCCAACGCCGCGCGGCTGCTCGACGACTGGGGGGCGACCGTCGTGGCCGTCAGCGACGTCAACGGCGCGGCGTACGACCCCGACGGTATCGACCCGCACGCGATTCCGGAACACGACGAGGAACCCGAGGCGGTGACCGAGTACGCCTCCGACCCGATATCCAACGAGGACCTGCTCACCCTGGACGTGGACGTGTTGATCCCGGCCGCTATCGGGGACGTCATCACCGAAGCCAACGCCGACGAGATCAGGGCGGACCTCGTCGTCGAGGGGGCCAACGGCCCCACGACCTTCGCGGCGGACGCGATCCTCGCCGAACGCGATATCCCCGTCGTTCCGGACATCCTGGCCAACGCCGGCGGCGTCACGGTCAGCTACTTCGAGTGGCTTCAGGACATCAACCGCCGGGCGTGGTCGCTCGAGGAGGTCCAGCGTGAACTCGAGACGGAGATGCTGTCGGCGTGGGACGACGTGCGGGCTGAAGTCGAGTCCCGCGACGTGACCTGGCGGGACGCGGCCTACATCGTCGCCCTGACGCGGTTGACCGAGGCCCACGGCTACCGCGGCCTCTGGCCCTGA
- a CDS encoding putative quinol monooxygenase, which translates to MIVVHASFPIDPEYREEALAEIEDLAEQSRAEDGMLDYRATTDVEDENVVRFVERYEDEDAFAAHSKTDHFTEFLTALSDWLAGDPEILRFEVDSMSEVEL; encoded by the coding sequence ATGATCGTCGTACACGCGAGTTTCCCCATCGATCCCGAGTACCGAGAGGAAGCACTGGCCGAGATCGAGGACCTGGCCGAGCAGTCCCGCGCCGAGGACGGCATGCTCGACTACCGGGCGACGACCGACGTGGAGGACGAGAACGTCGTTCGATTCGTCGAACGGTACGAGGACGAGGACGCCTTCGCGGCCCACTCCAAGACCGACCACTTCACCGAGTTCCTCACGGCCCTGAGCGACTGGCTCGCCGGTGACCCCGAGATCCTCCGGTTCGAGGTCGACTCGATGAGCGAAGTGGAACTCTGA
- the psmB gene encoding archaeal proteasome endopeptidase complex subunit beta: MNDMNPAGGPPTLEEGLQNPYEPELGQLPNTTEKDNEKVNETGTTTIGIATENGVVVATDRRASLGGRFVSNKNVQKVEQIHPTAALTLVGSVGGAQSFIRSLRAEVNLYEARRGEDISMSALATLAGNFARGGPFFAINPILGGVDEEGSHVFSIDPAGGVMEDDYTVTGSGLTVAYGTLESQYEDDMSMDEATTVAADAVSAAAERDTGSGNGLVIAEVTEEDVEIDTYEYDDLL, encoded by the coding sequence ATGAACGATATGAACCCAGCGGGCGGCCCGCCGACTCTGGAAGAGGGGCTGCAGAACCCCTACGAGCCGGAACTCGGCCAGCTGCCCAACACGACCGAGAAGGACAACGAGAAGGTCAACGAGACCGGGACAACCACTATCGGCATCGCCACCGAGAACGGCGTCGTCGTGGCGACCGACCGCCGCGCGTCGCTGGGCGGCCGCTTCGTCTCGAACAAGAACGTCCAGAAGGTCGAGCAGATCCACCCGACCGCGGCGCTGACGCTGGTCGGCTCCGTCGGCGGTGCCCAGTCGTTCATCCGCTCGCTGCGCGCGGAAGTCAACCTCTACGAGGCCCGTCGCGGCGAGGACATCAGCATGTCCGCGCTGGCGACGCTCGCGGGGAACTTCGCCCGCGGCGGCCCCTTCTTCGCGATCAACCCGATCCTCGGGGGCGTCGACGAGGAGGGCAGTCACGTCTTCAGCATCGACCCCGCCGGCGGGGTCATGGAAGACGACTACACGGTCACCGGCTCCGGCCTCACGGTCGCGTACGGGACCCTGGAGAGCCAGTACGAGGACGACATGTCGATGGACGAGGCGACGACGGTCGCCGCCGACGCGGTCAGCGCGGCCGCCGAGCGCGACACCGGTTCCGGTAACGGACTCGTCATCGCCGAAGTCACCGAGGAAGACGTCGAAATCGACACCTACGAGTACGACGACCTGCTGTAG
- a CDS encoding rubrerythrin-like domain-containing protein has protein sequence MYDLQTDDETTPTYECLLCGTIVSADRKPSECPGCGQSGAFQNRAFSLE, from the coding sequence ATGTACGATCTTCAGACCGACGACGAGACGACCCCGACGTACGAGTGTTTGCTCTGTGGGACGATCGTATCGGCAGACCGGAAACCGAGCGAGTGTCCGGGCTGCGGGCAGTCGGGAGCGTTCCAGAACCGCGCGTTTTCGCTCGAGTGA
- the psmA gene encoding archaeal proteasome endopeptidase complex subunit alpha produces MQGQSQQQAYDRGITIFSPDGRLYQVEYAREAVKRGTASVGVRTEDGVVLAADTRVRSPLLERESVEKLHKIDDHIGIASAGHVADARQLIDFARRDAQVNQLRYDEAIGVESLTKDITDQIQQYTQTGGARPFGVALIVGGIENGEPRLFETDPSGTPYEWQALAVGGNREDLIDFFEEEYREDLDLDGGIDLALRGLDTVGEEGVDPEGVALGTIDVETEQYRRHETEEIEGYVEEIDTGGDEE; encoded by the coding sequence ATGCAGGGACAATCCCAACAGCAGGCCTACGACCGGGGAATCACGATCTTCTCCCCGGACGGACGCCTCTATCAGGTCGAGTACGCCCGTGAGGCCGTCAAGCGCGGCACCGCAAGCGTCGGTGTTCGCACCGAGGACGGCGTCGTCCTCGCGGCCGACACGCGGGTCCGCTCTCCGCTCTTAGAGCGTGAGAGCGTCGAGAAGCTGCACAAGATCGACGATCACATCGGTATCGCCAGCGCCGGCCACGTCGCCGACGCCCGTCAGCTGATCGACTTCGCGCGCCGCGACGCGCAGGTCAACCAGCTCCGGTACGACGAGGCCATCGGCGTGGAGTCGCTGACGAAAGACATCACCGACCAGATCCAGCAGTACACCCAGACGGGCGGTGCGCGCCCGTTCGGCGTCGCGCTGATCGTCGGCGGGATCGAGAACGGCGAACCGCGCCTGTTCGAGACCGACCCGTCGGGGACGCCCTACGAGTGGCAGGCACTCGCCGTGGGCGGCAACCGCGAGGACCTCATCGACTTCTTCGAGGAGGAGTACCGCGAGGATCTCGATCTCGACGGCGGGATCGATCTGGCCCTCAGGGGCCTCGACACCGTCGGCGAGGAGGGCGTCGATCCCGAAGGGGTCGCCCTCGGGACCATCGACGTCGAGACCGAGCAGTACCGCCGCCACGAGACCGAGGAGATCGAAGGGTACGTCGAGGAGATCGACACCGGAGGTGACGAGGAATGA